A genome region from Micromonospora peucetia includes the following:
- a CDS encoding exo-beta-N-acetylmuramidase NamZ family protein — protein MERRKFLAGAGAVTAGAVAATAPGVAGHAAPGIRHVETGLDVLVRSDFAELAGQRVGVISNPTGVDSAYRHLVDLMHGSGAVRLAAAFGPEHGFRGSAQAGGSEGTGVDARTGITVYDAYGASQAKWETMFTEAGVDTVVFDIQDVGVRFYTYIWTMYTSMVAAARVGKRYVVLDRPNPVGGRAYGPMMTTAYTSGVGLKEIVQQHGMTVGELASFFNAEFLPAAAGRPVDLHVVKCRHWKRDKLAPDTDLPWVMPSPNMPTTDTALVYPGTGLFEGVASITEGRGTCKPFELIGGLANDFDYHWSDRLNARELPGVEFREAYFTPTSAGQKPALLNKLCAGVEVKVVDRAKYDPIRTGVAMLVEAHKYEAFAWRRDSWDAVRPYWIDKLTGSPRLRTMIDAGADVDDVVAAWSGELAEFNRRRKPHLLY, from the coding sequence ATGGAGCGTAGAAAGTTCCTGGCCGGAGCGGGTGCGGTGACCGCGGGCGCGGTCGCGGCGACGGCCCCCGGTGTGGCCGGCCACGCCGCACCTGGCATCCGCCACGTGGAGACCGGTCTCGACGTGCTGGTCCGATCCGACTTCGCCGAACTCGCCGGCCAGCGGGTGGGCGTCATCTCGAACCCCACCGGCGTGGACTCGGCCTACCGGCACCTGGTCGACCTGATGCACGGCTCCGGCGCGGTACGGCTGGCCGCCGCGTTCGGCCCCGAGCACGGCTTCCGCGGCTCGGCGCAGGCCGGGGGCAGCGAGGGCACCGGCGTCGACGCCCGCACCGGGATCACCGTCTACGACGCGTACGGCGCCTCCCAGGCCAAGTGGGAGACCATGTTCACCGAGGCCGGCGTCGACACCGTCGTCTTCGACATCCAGGACGTCGGCGTCCGCTTCTACACGTACATCTGGACCATGTACACCTCGATGGTGGCCGCCGCCCGCGTCGGCAAGCGGTACGTGGTGCTGGACCGGCCGAACCCGGTCGGCGGCCGGGCCTACGGGCCGATGATGACCACCGCGTACACCTCCGGGGTGGGGCTGAAGGAGATCGTCCAGCAGCACGGGATGACCGTCGGCGAACTGGCCAGCTTCTTCAACGCCGAGTTCCTGCCCGCCGCCGCCGGACGGCCGGTCGACCTGCACGTCGTGAAGTGCCGGCACTGGAAGCGCGACAAGCTCGCCCCCGACACCGACCTGCCCTGGGTGATGCCCAGCCCGAACATGCCCACCACGGACACCGCGCTGGTCTACCCCGGCACCGGCCTGTTCGAGGGCGTCGCCTCGATCACCGAGGGCCGGGGCACCTGCAAGCCGTTCGAGCTGATCGGCGGCCTGGCCAACGACTTCGACTACCACTGGTCCGACCGGCTCAACGCCCGCGAGCTGCCCGGCGTCGAGTTCCGCGAGGCGTACTTCACGCCGACGTCCGCCGGGCAGAAGCCCGCGCTGCTCAACAAGCTCTGCGCCGGGGTCGAGGTGAAGGTCGTCGACCGGGCGAAGTACGACCCGATCCGTACGGGGGTCGCGATGCTGGTGGAGGCACACAAGTACGAGGCGTTCGCGTGGCGGCGCGACTCGTGGGACGCCGTGCGGCCGTACTGGATCGACAAGCTGACCGGGTCACCGCGGCTGCGCACGATGATCGACGCGGGCGCCGACGTGGACGACGTGGTCGCCGCCTGGTCCGGCGAGCTGGCGGAGTTCAACCGCCGACGCAAGCCCCACCTGCTCTACTGA
- a CDS encoding DUF2203 domain-containing protein, which yields MFTLAQARHLIATLRPRVDELIRLRADLAELRVDLADHGASPLGGLAEVKGLEARLHALVEELHSHDIQVKGIAPVLLDFPGERDGRPVLWCWLEGDTDVRWYHRVECGFAGRRPV from the coding sequence GTGTTCACCCTCGCCCAGGCCCGCCACCTGATCGCCACCCTGCGCCCGCGCGTCGACGAGCTGATCCGGCTGCGGGCCGACCTGGCCGAGCTGCGGGTCGACCTGGCCGACCACGGTGCCAGCCCGCTCGGCGGACTGGCTGAGGTCAAGGGGCTGGAGGCACGGCTGCACGCCCTCGTCGAGGAGTTGCACTCCCACGACATCCAGGTCAAGGGCATCGCGCCGGTCCTGCTCGACTTCCCCGGCGAGCGGGACGGCCGGCCGGTGCTCTGGTGCTGGTTGGAAGGGGACACCGACGTGCGCTGGTACCACCGGGTGGAGTGCGGCTTCGCCGGCCGCCGCCCGGTCTGA
- a CDS encoding NADPH-dependent F420 reductase: MGTNMTTVGLIGSGHIGGTVARLAVAAGYEVVLSNSRGPETLKDLVDELGPRARGATAREAAAAGDLVVVTIPFKAYRDVPVEPLAGKLVLDTNNYYPERDGRFPELDSGSTTSSELLQRHLPQSRVVKVFNNIFFKHLHALARSTGAGDRSALPIAGDDAGAKAEATAFLDRIGYDAVDAGPLTESWRHQPDTPAYGTIYSADPANWEREAPADAARVRTALAEATR; this comes from the coding sequence TTGGGAACCAACATGACAACAGTGGGACTGATCGGCAGTGGACACATCGGCGGCACAGTGGCGCGGCTGGCGGTGGCGGCCGGCTACGAGGTGGTGCTGAGCAACTCGCGCGGCCCGGAGACCCTCAAGGATCTCGTCGATGAGCTGGGCCCGCGTGCCCGGGGGGCCACCGCCCGGGAGGCCGCAGCGGCCGGCGATCTGGTGGTCGTCACCATCCCGTTCAAGGCGTACCGGGACGTGCCGGTCGAGCCGCTCGCCGGCAAGCTCGTGCTGGACACCAACAACTACTACCCGGAGCGCGACGGCCGGTTCCCCGAGCTCGACTCCGGCTCCACCACCAGCAGCGAGCTGCTCCAGCGGCACCTGCCGCAGTCGCGGGTGGTGAAGGTGTTCAACAACATCTTCTTCAAGCACCTGCACGCGCTGGCCCGGTCGACCGGCGCTGGCGACCGCAGCGCGCTGCCCATCGCGGGCGACGACGCGGGCGCGAAGGCGGAGGCGACGGCCTTCCTCGATCGGATCGGCTACGACGCCGTGGACGCCGGGCCCCTCACCGAGAGCTGGCGCCACCAGCCGGACACCCCGGCGTACGGAACCATCTACTCGGCCGACCCAGCCAACTGGGAGCGCGAGGCGCCGGCCGACGCCGCCAGGGTGCGCACCGCCCTGGCCGAAGCCACCCGCTGA
- a CDS encoding glutathione peroxidase: MTVFDTRIDALAGGPADLAQYRGRALLVVNVASRCGLTPQYAGLQALHDEYADRGLVVLGVPCNQFAGQEPGSAAEISDFCQVNFGVTFPLTEKIDVNGPGRHPLYAALVGTADAEGHTGDVRWNFEKFLVAPDGTVAARFAPTVEPTSADLRAAIEKVLPPTA; the protein is encoded by the coding sequence ATGACCGTCTTCGACACCCGGATCGATGCCCTGGCCGGCGGCCCGGCCGACCTCGCGCAGTACCGCGGACGCGCGCTGCTGGTGGTCAACGTCGCCTCGCGCTGCGGCCTCACCCCGCAGTACGCCGGCCTCCAGGCACTGCACGACGAGTACGCCGACCGCGGCCTGGTGGTGCTCGGCGTGCCCTGCAACCAGTTCGCCGGCCAGGAGCCGGGCAGCGCCGCCGAGATCAGCGACTTCTGCCAGGTCAACTTCGGAGTGACCTTCCCGCTGACCGAGAAGATCGACGTGAACGGTCCCGGTCGCCACCCGCTCTACGCGGCACTGGTGGGGACCGCCGACGCCGAGGGGCACACGGGCGACGTGCGGTGGAACTTCGAGAAGTTCCTGGTCGCTCCGGACGGCACGGTGGCGGCCCGGTTCGCGCCCACCGTCGAGCCGACCTCGGCCGACCTGCGCGCCGCCATCGAGAAGGTGCTGCCCCCGACGGCCTGA